A stretch of the Methylacidiphilum caldifontis genome encodes the following:
- a CDS encoding efflux RND transporter permease subunit, protein MLWLVKVALRKPYTVAVMAALIFVLGLLTIETTPTDIFPDIDIPVVNVVWFYQGLTPEDMTNFITTFSEFNLSQYVDNVARMESRTYYGLNVIRMYFQPGVPIDLAVSEAVSICQTVIKRMPLGTTPPYVLRYSAAEVPVIQLAVSGKTKSNADLFDYTWYIFRRELATIRGATFPPPWGGTARFIRVDAYPDQLLARGITAQELMEVINNQILDYASGDIKIGDRDYLVTVNNVPTDVKEMNEIPIKKVNGQIVYMHDLGYVRDGGAVQWNFARYNGVPAVIMPLLKNGMASTLELVANLRKLLPVAKASAPEGIEIQELMDQSLFVRASVEGVVKEGLIAAGLTGVMILVFLGSWRSTLIVLTSIPLCILVALFILSRMGNTINIMTLGGLALAVGILVDDATVEVENIHRNHGMGKPLIQAILDGAQQIANAAFVATLSICIVFTSVIFLEGPPKYLFTPMALGVVFSMLFSYFLSRTLVPTMANMLIRQEEIIEHKRKIEGKAPSRFMQFHHWFMDRFEQFRDHYGELLRWCLQHKGTVFLLFGILGLASFIALPLVGENFFPPVDAGKFRLHVFAPPGTRLETTERIFSEIEEYIKKDIVPEEEIESIVDLGGLPFWFPAGMAFGDYINEGTFDGEILVSLKEDHHPTSIYIKKIREKLPKQFPGCEFFFQPPDMVNQILNFGSAAPIDIQVVGKDPGITSKFAQEIQKRVKKIKGAADVIIYQKKQPYLHLKIDRVRALDFGLNQREIANNILNQLSSSYVVAPNYWADPKTTINYPLVIQTPQHLIDSHNSLLNINLHPIRETYSDLLAAREETQLLSNVVTVEHKQKAAVISHYNVKPIYNVFVNVQGRDLGGVVSEVQKIVNDVKKKLPPAYEIHIRGQAESMQNAFGRLGLGIVFAILMVYFLLVVNFQGWVDPFIILMALPAGFCGVIWMLYLTGTTFSVPSLMGIIMTVGVATSNSILLITFANEEMRNGADAVTAAWMAGKIRLRPVLMTAGAMIIGMLPMSLGLGEGGEQNAPLGRAVIGGMIFATVGTLFFVPVVFSIIRGKKVSHIA, encoded by the coding sequence ATGCTCTGGTTAGTCAAAGTTGCTCTTCGAAAACCCTATACGGTAGCCGTAATGGCGGCATTGATATTTGTATTGGGGCTTTTGACCATAGAAACCACCCCTACGGATATTTTTCCTGATATCGATATTCCTGTTGTCAATGTAGTGTGGTTTTATCAAGGGTTGACTCCTGAAGACATGACCAATTTCATTACTACTTTCAGTGAGTTTAACCTTTCCCAATACGTTGATAATGTGGCTCGAATGGAGTCGAGAACCTATTATGGGCTAAATGTGATTAGAATGTATTTTCAGCCTGGAGTTCCTATTGATCTTGCCGTATCTGAAGCGGTTTCCATTTGCCAGACGGTCATAAAGAGAATGCCTCTGGGGACAACCCCTCCCTATGTTTTGCGTTATTCTGCGGCTGAAGTTCCCGTCATTCAGCTTGCTGTAAGTGGGAAAACAAAATCGAATGCAGATCTTTTTGATTACACGTGGTATATCTTTAGGAGAGAGTTGGCAACGATAAGAGGTGCTACATTCCCCCCTCCTTGGGGAGGAACGGCTCGATTTATTCGAGTTGATGCTTATCCCGATCAACTTTTGGCAAGAGGAATTACCGCTCAAGAATTAATGGAAGTCATTAATAATCAAATTCTAGACTATGCTTCTGGTGATATCAAGATTGGGGATCGGGATTATTTGGTTACCGTGAATAATGTCCCTACCGATGTCAAGGAAATGAATGAGATACCTATAAAGAAAGTGAACGGACAGATCGTGTATATGCATGATCTTGGCTATGTGAGAGATGGTGGGGCGGTGCAATGGAATTTTGCTCGGTATAACGGAGTGCCTGCAGTTATTATGCCTCTTTTAAAGAATGGAATGGCATCAACATTGGAATTAGTAGCCAATTTGAGAAAACTTCTTCCTGTCGCTAAAGCTTCGGCTCCTGAAGGCATAGAAATCCAGGAGTTGATGGATCAATCGCTCTTTGTTCGTGCTTCTGTTGAAGGTGTAGTTAAGGAAGGTTTGATTGCTGCTGGTCTTACGGGGGTGATGATCCTTGTTTTTTTGGGCAGCTGGAGATCTACCTTAATTGTTTTGACTTCCATTCCATTGTGCATTCTTGTTGCTCTTTTTATTCTTAGTCGGATGGGCAATACCATTAACATTATGACGTTGGGCGGTCTTGCCCTTGCCGTAGGTATCCTTGTTGATGATGCGACGGTCGAAGTTGAAAATATCCATAGGAACCATGGAATGGGCAAGCCCCTTATCCAGGCTATTCTTGATGGAGCGCAGCAAATTGCCAATGCCGCATTCGTAGCAACTCTTTCAATATGTATCGTTTTTACATCTGTGATTTTCTTGGAGGGACCACCAAAGTATCTATTTACTCCTATGGCTTTGGGTGTCGTGTTTTCTATGCTTTTTTCCTACTTTCTATCAAGAACTCTTGTGCCCACCATGGCTAATATGCTTATTCGGCAAGAAGAAATTATCGAGCATAAAAGAAAAATAGAAGGGAAAGCCCCCTCCCGCTTTATGCAGTTTCATCACTGGTTTATGGATCGGTTTGAGCAGTTTAGAGACCATTACGGAGAACTTTTGCGTTGGTGCTTGCAACATAAAGGGACTGTTTTCCTGTTGTTTGGAATCTTAGGCTTGGCTTCATTCATTGCTTTACCGTTGGTTGGAGAAAATTTTTTCCCACCTGTAGATGCAGGAAAGTTTAGGCTACATGTCTTTGCTCCTCCTGGTACTAGGCTTGAAACAACAGAAAGAATTTTTAGTGAAATTGAAGAATATATCAAGAAAGACATTGTTCCTGAAGAGGAAATAGAGTCAATTGTTGATCTAGGAGGCCTCCCTTTTTGGTTTCCTGCGGGTATGGCATTTGGTGATTATATTAATGAAGGCACATTTGATGGAGAGATATTAGTATCACTTAAAGAAGATCATCATCCTACCTCGATCTATATAAAGAAAATAAGGGAAAAGTTGCCAAAACAATTCCCTGGTTGTGAGTTCTTTTTCCAGCCTCCCGACATGGTAAATCAAATTCTAAATTTTGGTTCCGCTGCTCCTATAGACATCCAAGTTGTAGGTAAGGATCCTGGAATTACTTCGAAATTTGCACAAGAAATACAGAAAAGAGTAAAAAAGATCAAGGGAGCTGCTGATGTTATTATATACCAGAAAAAACAACCCTATCTTCATTTAAAAATAGACCGGGTTCGAGCACTTGATTTTGGACTGAATCAACGAGAGATCGCTAATAACATTCTGAATCAATTAAGTTCAAGTTATGTTGTTGCTCCTAATTATTGGGCAGACCCCAAAACAACAATCAATTATCCTTTAGTCATTCAGACCCCTCAACATCTTATAGATAGTCACAACTCCCTGCTGAACATCAACTTGCATCCTATTAGGGAAACATACTCTGATCTTTTAGCCGCACGTGAAGAAACCCAGCTTTTAAGCAATGTCGTTACGGTTGAGCATAAGCAGAAAGCTGCTGTCATTAGCCATTATAATGTTAAACCTATTTATAATGTCTTCGTTAATGTCCAAGGTAGGGATTTAGGAGGAGTGGTTAGCGAAGTTCAGAAAATTGTAAACGATGTTAAAAAGAAACTGCCACCCGCTTATGAAATTCATATTCGTGGACAAGCTGAAAGTATGCAAAATGCTTTTGGTCGATTAGGTCTTGGAATTGTTTTCGCAATTCTTATGGTTTATTTTCTTTTAGTCGTCAATTTCCAAGGTTGGGTAGATCCTTTTATTATTCTTATGGCACTGCCTGCGGGATTTTGTGGAGTGATTTGGATGCTTTATCTTACGGGTACTACTTTTAGTGTACCTTCTCTTATGGGAATAATCATGACCGTTGGTGTAGCCACTTCGAATAGTATTTTGCTCATTACATTTGCTAATGAAGAGATGAGAAATGGAGCAGATGCGGTTACGGCCGCATGGATGGCGGGCAAGATAAGATTAAGGCCGGTTCTGATGACAGCGGGCGCAATGATTATTGGTATGTTACCCATGTCTTTAGGACTGGGTGAGGGTGGTGAACAAAATGCCCCTTTGGGAAGAGCGGTTATCGGGGGAATGATTTTTGCTACCGTTGGCACTCTCTTTTTTGTTCCTGTAGTATTCAGCATAATTCGGGGAAAGAAAGTATCTCATATAGCCTAG
- a CDS encoding efflux RND transporter periplasmic adaptor subunit produces the protein MNSRREMKEISSSTISPPPPIEPPPIKPKEKFKQILKKIKKGPAFIALSFGAILLALLLIGLIPRIHNQLVLKRFVAIANEIPVSVIKPKLAPPVTDLRLPGTARGYFETPIWARVNGYIKNWWVDIGDEVKEGQLMAVIDAPDIDRQVVEMEGVLKSAEANLEIARISLDRWKELIKTRAVSQQQLDERQAAYDAALARVNASRGQYEHWKELQNFEKIYAPFSGIVTARNIDIGTLVSLGSDKGVRELYRISVTDVMRVYVAVPQNYAPQIQLGTWADITASEFPGKIFKGLVVRTAKAVDPLSRTLLTEVDVGNPKGEIIVNMYVDVTFHLPRNQETFLVPVNAVIDRADGNYVLTVDENNIVHYNKVELGKDLGQYIEIPFGLSKDQKIVLNPPEILEEGSKVVVVADLSQPKPDKKREKQLLQKGKLAHE, from the coding sequence ATGAATAGCCGAAGGGAAATGAAAGAGATCTCCTCTTCTACAATTTCTCCTCCTCCACCCATTGAACCTCCACCTATTAAACCAAAAGAAAAGTTTAAACAAATCTTAAAGAAAATAAAAAAGGGACCAGCTTTTATTGCTTTATCTTTTGGAGCTATTCTTTTGGCCCTTTTGCTTATTGGGCTTATTCCCAGGATACATAATCAGCTTGTTCTTAAGAGGTTTGTCGCAATAGCCAATGAAATTCCTGTATCGGTTATAAAGCCAAAATTGGCCCCGCCTGTGACCGATTTGAGGCTTCCAGGAACAGCTAGAGGCTACTTTGAAACGCCTATATGGGCTAGAGTCAACGGATATATAAAAAATTGGTGGGTAGATATTGGTGATGAAGTAAAAGAGGGACAACTCATGGCTGTCATTGATGCACCAGATATTGATCGACAAGTCGTAGAAATGGAAGGTGTGCTCAAATCTGCCGAAGCTAACCTAGAAATTGCTCGGATATCGCTCGATAGATGGAAAGAACTGATAAAAACTCGCGCTGTATCTCAACAACAACTTGATGAAAGACAAGCGGCTTATGATGCAGCTCTTGCACGAGTCAATGCTTCAAGAGGTCAATATGAGCATTGGAAAGAACTCCAAAATTTTGAAAAAATATATGCTCCTTTCAGCGGTATTGTAACAGCGAGAAATATTGATATAGGAACGCTCGTTTCGTTGGGAAGTGATAAAGGAGTTAGAGAGCTTTATCGAATTTCAGTCACTGATGTGATGAGAGTCTATGTAGCCGTACCTCAGAATTATGCTCCACAAATTCAACTTGGAACATGGGCAGATATAACGGCCTCTGAATTTCCTGGAAAAATCTTTAAAGGATTAGTGGTAAGGACAGCCAAAGCGGTAGACCCCCTGTCCCGAACGCTGTTAACTGAAGTGGATGTAGGCAACCCTAAGGGAGAAATTATCGTTAATATGTATGTGGATGTTACCTTTCATTTACCTAGAAATCAAGAAACTTTCTTGGTACCTGTGAATGCTGTAATTGATAGGGCAGATGGCAATTATGTTCTTACTGTTGATGAGAATAATATAGTTCATTATAACAAGGTTGAGTTAGGCAAAGATTTAGGTCAATATATTGAAATACCTTTCGGTCTTTCTAAAGATCAAAAAATTGTGTTAAATCCACCTGAAATTCTTGAAGAAGGAAGTAAAGTAGTTGTTGTAGCTGACCTTTCTCAGCCCAAGCCAGATAAAAAAAGGGAAAAACAACTTTTACAAAAAGGCAAGCTTGCACATGAATGA